A genome region from Streptomyces pratensis includes the following:
- a CDS encoding AIM24 family protein, whose amino-acid sequence MNQQLAGFAPTPVTARMENHGRTMLKVAMATGQDLYARTGSMVAYEGFIQYEPNPPAVRQIASQWISGEGTPLMKCSGDGLLYLADYGADVVVINLDNDALSVNGTNLLAFDGHLTWGVERVKGLAKFAGQGLWNVAIQGTGWVAITSRGTPIVVDCGRGDDETYVDPDALVAWSPNLKVKGKRSFKAGSLIGRGSGEAYQMAFSGQGIVVVQPSEDSTDRLRIRH is encoded by the coding sequence ATGAATCAGCAACTCGCGGGCTTCGCCCCGACCCCCGTCACGGCCCGCATGGAGAACCACGGCCGCACGATGCTCAAGGTCGCCATGGCCACCGGCCAGGACCTCTACGCGCGCACCGGCTCGATGGTTGCCTACGAGGGCTTCATCCAGTACGAACCCAACCCGCCCGCCGTCCGCCAGATCGCGTCCCAGTGGATCAGCGGCGAGGGCACGCCCCTGATGAAGTGCTCCGGCGACGGGCTGCTCTACCTCGCCGACTACGGCGCCGACGTGGTCGTCATCAATCTCGACAACGACGCGCTCTCGGTCAACGGCACCAACCTCCTGGCGTTCGACGGCCACCTCACCTGGGGTGTGGAGCGGGTGAAGGGGCTGGCCAAGTTCGCAGGTCAGGGCCTGTGGAACGTCGCTATCCAGGGCACGGGGTGGGTCGCCATCACCTCCCGCGGTACCCCGATCGTCGTCGACTGCGGCCGCGGTGACGACGAGACGTACGTCGACCCCGATGCTCTCGTCGCGTGGTCCCCGAACCTCAAGGTGAAGGGCAAGCGCAGCTTCAAGGCGGGCTCGCTCATCGGGCGGGGCAGCGGAGAGGCGTACCAGATGGCCTTCTCGGGCCAGGGCATCGTCGTGGTCCAGCCGAGCGAGGACAGTACGGACCGCCTCCGGATCCGGCACTGA
- a CDS encoding PPA1309 family protein: MLRMPNVSPSGPPMAASPLTVAVLEIDAYAAGLGWDQPARLFALVDTARLRAHEPGLAAQLGLDDTASTTATLTPVEQEELPAGTALDEFLATIAWPDAVVGCAMTVERMMLPPSAEASVPDGLTDAQLTKWVAEHPDRQEVRMTVAVLRDGARDSAVRLREKDSPTEVLTGAGLVPGLAEALAATFES, encoded by the coding sequence ATGTTGCGCATGCCCAATGTTTCCCCCTCAGGCCCCCCGATGGCCGCGAGCCCACTCACCGTCGCCGTCCTCGAGATCGACGCCTACGCCGCAGGTCTCGGCTGGGACCAGCCGGCCAGGCTGTTCGCCCTGGTCGACACCGCCCGGCTGCGCGCCCACGAGCCGGGCCTCGCCGCCCAGCTCGGTCTCGACGACACCGCTTCCACGACCGCCACCCTCACCCCCGTCGAGCAGGAGGAGCTCCCCGCAGGCACCGCTCTGGACGAGTTCCTCGCCACGATCGCCTGGCCCGACGCCGTCGTCGGCTGCGCCATGACCGTGGAGCGCATGATGCTGCCGCCTTCGGCGGAGGCGTCCGTTCCGGACGGGCTTACAGACGCCCAGCTGACCAAGTGGGTCGCCGAACACCCTGACCGGCAGGAGGTGCGGATGACCGTGGCGGTGCTGCGGGACGGAGCACGGGACTCCGCGGTGCGACTGCGGGAGAAGGACTCCCCGACCGAGGTCCTGACCGGTGCGGGGCTGGTCCCCGGGCTGGCCGAGGCACTCGCGGCCACGTTCGAGTCCTGA
- a CDS encoding PDZ domain-containing protein yields the protein MPRRTATMLASTLILIALLCAGVLIRVPYSEMSPGPTVNTLGDARGEPVLHISGRKTYPTSGNLNMTTVRVTGADYDMNIVEAVYGWLAHDSVIVPHDTLYPDGKTEEESTQENAEEFSQSQESAKVAALEELKIPVTSRVVVSTVVKDSAAEGVLHAGDVIEAVDGTPVEQPQDVAKLVTKHEPGEDVVFTVIPAKAAAAAEKAGKEPKGSRDVTLTTRKAPEDPSNPSEDRAIVGIQAGTDHTFPFEIDIKLADVGGPSAGLMFSLGIIDKLTPGKLTGGEFIAGTGTIDDDGKVGPIGGINMKLVGARDAGAQYFLTPDDNCTAAASDTPSGLTLVRVKTLDDATKSLEKIRAGDTAGLPSCSTS from the coding sequence ATGCCACGCCGCACCGCGACGATGCTCGCCTCCACCCTCATCCTGATCGCGCTGCTCTGCGCAGGCGTGCTGATCCGCGTGCCGTATTCGGAGATGTCTCCCGGTCCGACCGTGAACACGCTGGGCGATGCACGTGGCGAGCCGGTACTGCACATCAGCGGGCGCAAGACGTATCCGACGTCCGGGAACCTCAACATGACGACGGTCCGTGTCACAGGCGCGGACTACGACATGAACATCGTCGAGGCCGTCTACGGCTGGCTGGCCCACGACAGTGTGATCGTGCCGCACGACACCCTCTATCCGGACGGCAAGACCGAGGAGGAGTCGACGCAGGAGAACGCCGAGGAGTTCAGCCAGTCCCAGGAGAGCGCCAAGGTCGCCGCGCTGGAGGAGCTGAAGATCCCCGTCACCTCCCGTGTCGTCGTCTCCACGGTCGTCAAGGACAGCGCCGCCGAGGGCGTGCTGCACGCCGGCGACGTGATCGAGGCCGTCGACGGCACGCCGGTCGAGCAGCCCCAGGACGTCGCGAAGCTCGTCACGAAGCACGAGCCGGGAGAGGACGTCGTCTTCACGGTCATCCCCGCGAAGGCCGCGGCCGCCGCCGAGAAGGCGGGCAAGGAGCCCAAGGGCTCGCGGGACGTCACCCTGACGACGAGGAAGGCCCCTGAGGACCCCTCGAACCCCTCGGAGGACCGGGCGATCGTCGGGATCCAGGCGGGGACGGACCACACGTTCCCGTTCGAGATCGACATCAAGCTGGCCGACGTGGGCGGCCCGAGCGCCGGACTGATGTTCTCGCTGGGCATCATCGACAAGCTGACGCCCGGAAAACTGACCGGCGGCGAGTTCATCGCCGGCACCGGCACCATCGACGACGACGGCAAGGTCGGACCCATCGGCGGGATCAACATGAAGCTGGTCGGCGCGCGCGACGCGGGTGCCCAGTACTTCCTGACCCCGGACGACAACTGCACCGCCGCGGCGTCCGACACCCCGAGCGGCCTGACCCTGGTGAGGGTGAAGACCCTCGACGACGCGACGAAGTCCCTGGAGAAGATCCGCGCGGGGGACACGGCCGGCCTGCCGAGCTGCTCGACGAGCTGA
- a CDS encoding molybdenum cofactor biosynthesis protein MoaE: protein MARTHDHPGEQAAQDPIRLLDIRDTPLSVDEIFRAVGDDAAGGMVLFVGTVRNHDDGQDVGSLGYSCHPTAGDELRRVAEKVVADFPVRALAVVHRVGELGVGDLAVVVAVSCAHRGEAFEACRKLIDDLKHEVPIWKHQRFSDGTEEWVGAC from the coding sequence ATGGCACGCACCCACGACCACCCCGGCGAGCAGGCTGCCCAGGACCCCATCCGGCTCCTGGACATCCGTGACACACCGCTCTCCGTCGACGAGATCTTCCGCGCGGTCGGGGACGACGCCGCCGGCGGCATGGTTCTCTTCGTCGGCACGGTGCGCAATCACGACGACGGCCAGGACGTCGGCTCCCTCGGATACTCCTGCCATCCGACGGCCGGCGACGAGCTCCGCCGGGTCGCCGAAAAGGTGGTGGCGGACTTCCCGGTACGGGCGCTGGCCGTCGTCCACCGGGTGGGTGAACTGGGTGTGGGCGATCTGGCGGTGGTGGTCGCCGTGTCCTGCGCCCATCGGGGTGAGGCGTTCGAGGCCTGCCGCAAGCTGATCGACGACCTCAAGCACGAGGTCCCGATCTGGAAGCACCAGCGTTTCTCCGACGGTACGGAGGAGTGGGTCGGCGCCTGCTGA
- a CDS encoding AIM24 family protein — translation MQSPLFSHVEQQSQDRYTVQNPQLLRVSLTGHDDVLARKGAMVAYQGLMEFDGEYQSQGQRRARRNTGEGLDLMRCSGQGTVYLANLAQYIHVVDVDHEGMTVDSAYVLALDSSLHTEVIAVDSQYGISGTGKYQLNISGNGKVALMTSGQPLTMQVTPDKYVNADADAIVAWSSGLRVQMQAQTHSTGVLRRRGNTGEGWELSFLGQGFALVQPSEVLPPQHAQIGQGAAAQFGVGQHGAHGQNQNNAWN, via the coding sequence ATGCAGAGTCCGCTTTTCAGTCATGTCGAACAGCAGTCGCAGGACCGCTACACGGTCCAGAATCCGCAGCTCCTGCGAGTCTCGCTGACCGGCCACGACGACGTCCTCGCCCGCAAGGGAGCCATGGTCGCCTACCAAGGGCTCATGGAGTTCGACGGGGAGTACCAGTCACAGGGGCAACGCCGCGCCCGCAGGAACACAGGTGAGGGCCTCGACCTCATGCGCTGCTCGGGGCAGGGCACGGTCTATCTGGCCAACCTCGCCCAGTACATCCATGTGGTCGACGTCGACCACGAGGGCATGACCGTCGACAGTGCTTACGTCCTCGCGCTGGACTCCTCGCTGCACACCGAGGTCATCGCGGTGGACAGCCAGTACGGGATCTCCGGCACCGGCAAGTACCAGCTCAACATCTCCGGGAACGGCAAGGTCGCGCTGATGACCTCCGGTCAGCCGCTGACCATGCAGGTCACACCCGACAAGTACGTCAACGCCGACGCCGACGCGATCGTCGCCTGGTCGAGCGGGCTGAGGGTGCAGATGCAGGCCCAGACCCACTCCACAGGCGTCCTACGGCGCCGGGGGAACACAGGGGAGGGCTGGGAACTGAGCTTCCTGGGCCAGGGATTCGCGCTTGTCCAGCCGAGTGAGGTGCTGCCTCCGCAGCACGCCCAGATCGGCCAGGGGGCCGCGGCCCAGTTCGGTGTGGGCCAGCACGGCGCGCACGGCCAGAACCAGAACAACGCCTGGAACTGA
- a CDS encoding NUDIX hydrolase produces the protein MSLHDDAVSVVRSYAEGDGQQAELRLTYLDHLAVHPDGMWKACGAGHLTASALVIDPDRGRVLLTLHKKLRMWLQMGGHCEPQDATLADAALREATEESGITGLTLLPGGPVRLDRHPIPAPCHWHLDVQYAATASAGAVEQISDESLDLRWFPYDEVEKVADASVVRLLENTRARLDAGQYS, from the coding sequence GTGAGCCTGCACGACGACGCGGTATCGGTGGTCAGGAGCTACGCCGAAGGCGACGGGCAGCAGGCCGAGCTGCGCCTTACGTACCTGGATCACCTGGCCGTGCACCCCGACGGCATGTGGAAGGCGTGCGGAGCCGGGCATCTGACGGCCAGCGCGTTGGTCATCGACCCGGACCGCGGCAGGGTCCTGCTGACGCTGCACAAGAAGCTGCGGATGTGGCTGCAGATGGGTGGGCACTGCGAGCCCCAGGACGCCACCCTGGCCGACGCGGCTCTGCGTGAGGCCACGGAGGAGTCGGGGATCACCGGGCTGACCCTGCTGCCCGGCGGGCCCGTGCGGCTGGACCGGCATCCCATTCCGGCGCCCTGCCACTGGCATCTCGACGTGCAGTACGCGGCGACTGCGTCGGCCGGGGCGGTGGAGCAGATCAGCGACGAGTCCCTCGATCTGCGCTGGTTCCCGTACGACGAGGTGGAGAAGGTGGCGGACGCCTCGGTCGTGCGGCTGCTGGAGAACACCCGTGCACGGCTCGACGCGGGTCAGTACAGCTAG
- a CDS encoding zinc-dependent metalloprotease → MSDTPFGFGLPPEEPEDGDEGKKKDPTGGGQGSGGPANPFGFGPGAGGDNPFAAMFGSMNPNDLGAAFQQLGQMLSYEGGPVNWDMAKQIARQTVSQGTTDGSKDASVGPAERSSVDEALRLADLWLDGVTSLPSGSVSTVAWSRAEWVEASLPAWQQLVDPVAERVGLAMGDVLPEEMQAMAGPLIGMMRSMGGAMFGQQIGQAVGVLAGEVVGSTDIGLPLAPAGKAALLPLNVERFGKDLSVPQDEVRLYLALREAAHQRLFAHVPWLRSHLFGAVEAYARGIKVDTSKLEDVVGQFDPSQPEQLQDALQQGMFQPEDTPEQKASLARLETALALVEGWVDAVVHEAAKSRLTSADALRETMRRRRASGGPAEQTFATLIGLQLRPRRLRDASRLWASLTDARGIDGRDELWEHPDMLPTAQDLDDPDGFVHHEQLDFSELDKMLGEAAKGPQKPAAESRSEEEPKGEPKSDGKDDSGE, encoded by the coding sequence GTGAGTGACACCCCATTCGGATTCGGCCTTCCGCCGGAGGAGCCGGAAGACGGCGACGAAGGCAAGAAGAAGGACCCCACCGGTGGTGGGCAGGGCTCGGGCGGGCCGGCGAACCCGTTCGGCTTCGGGCCCGGCGCGGGCGGGGACAACCCGTTCGCCGCGATGTTCGGCTCCATGAACCCGAACGACCTGGGTGCGGCCTTCCAGCAGCTCGGCCAGATGCTGAGCTACGAGGGCGGCCCGGTCAACTGGGACATGGCCAAGCAGATCGCCCGCCAGACGGTGTCGCAGGGCACCACGGACGGCAGCAAGGACGCGAGCGTCGGCCCTGCCGAGCGGTCCTCCGTCGACGAGGCGCTGCGTCTCGCCGACCTCTGGCTGGACGGCGTGACGTCGCTGCCCTCCGGTTCCGTCTCGACGGTCGCCTGGAGCCGCGCCGAGTGGGTCGAGGCGTCGCTGCCCGCCTGGCAGCAGTTGGTGGACCCGGTGGCCGAGCGTGTGGGCCTGGCGATGGGCGACGTCCTGCCGGAGGAGATGCAGGCCATGGCCGGCCCGCTGATCGGCATGATGCGGTCCATGGGCGGTGCCATGTTCGGCCAGCAGATCGGGCAGGCCGTGGGTGTGCTCGCCGGCGAGGTCGTGGGCTCAACCGACATCGGCCTCCCGCTGGCGCCGGCCGGAAAGGCCGCGCTGCTTCCGCTGAACGTCGAGCGATTCGGCAAGGACCTCAGCGTGCCGCAGGACGAGGTGCGGTTGTACCTGGCGCTGCGCGAGGCGGCTCATCAGCGGCTCTTCGCCCACGTGCCGTGGCTGCGCTCGCACCTGTTCGGGGCGGTCGAGGCCTACGCTCGCGGCATCAAGGTCGACACCAGCAAGCTCGAGGACGTCGTGGGACAGTTCGATCCCTCGCAGCCCGAGCAGCTGCAGGACGCTCTTCAGCAGGGCATGTTCCAGCCGGAGGACACTCCGGAGCAGAAGGCGTCGCTGGCCCGCCTCGAAACAGCACTCGCACTCGTCGAGGGCTGGGTGGACGCGGTGGTGCACGAGGCCGCGAAGTCCCGGCTGACCTCGGCCGACGCGCTGCGCGAGACGATGCGCAGGCGGCGGGCCTCCGGCGGCCCCGCCGAGCAGACCTTCGCCACGCTGATCGGGCTCCAGCTGCGGCCGCGCAGGCTGCGGGACGCGTCGCGCCTGTGGGCCTCGCTCACGGACGCCCGGGGTATCGACGGCCGTGACGAACTGTGGGAGCACCCGGACATGCTCCCGACCGCCCAGGACCTGGACGACCCGGACGGCTTCGTCCACCACGAGCAGCTGGACTTCTCCGAGCTCGACAAGATGCTCGGCGAGGCGGCGAAGGGACCGCAGAAGCCGGCCGCCGAGAGCCGGAGCGAGGAAGAGCCCAAGGGCGAACCGAAGAGCGACGGCAAGGACGACAGCGGAGAGTGA
- a CDS encoding SDR family oxidoreductase, giving the protein MSSPDPQVRAARNLADPSSESKPTKNSSRSRGPVVAVTGAATGVGELLTAHLAASDEIKQVIAIDERRGDVSEATWHILDVRDPAIAEKLRGADVVVHMALDLDLETDPAARTAYNVRGTQTVLTAAAAVGVHRVVLCTSAMVYGALPDNDIPLSEDAELRATAEATGVGDLLEIERLGRRAPRAHPGLNVTVVRPTVLVGGTDTALTRYFESPRLLVVAGSRPAWQFCHVDDLVSALEYAALEKIEGEFAVGCDGWLEQEEVEELSGVRRMELPSAVALGAAARLHRIGLTPSPAGDLAYTMHPWVVSVSRLHDAGWRPRWTNEEVLAALLEEVEGRHTVAGRRLGRKDATAAGAAGATVALLGTAALVRRARKARRRF; this is encoded by the coding sequence GTGAGTTCCCCAGATCCGCAGGTTCGCGCAGCGCGAAACCTGGCCGACCCCTCGTCCGAGAGCAAGCCCACGAAAAATTCTTCCCGAAGCCGCGGCCCCGTCGTCGCGGTCACCGGCGCCGCCACCGGCGTCGGTGAGCTGCTCACCGCCCACCTCGCCGCATCCGACGAGATCAAGCAGGTCATCGCCATCGACGAGCGCCGGGGGGACGTCTCCGAGGCGACGTGGCACATCCTGGACGTCAGGGACCCCGCCATCGCGGAGAAGCTTCGCGGCGCCGACGTCGTCGTGCACATGGCGCTCGACCTCGACCTTGAGACCGATCCCGCCGCCCGTACCGCGTACAACGTGCGCGGTACCCAGACCGTCCTGACGGCGGCGGCGGCCGTGGGTGTCCACCGGGTCGTGCTGTGCACCTCGGCGATGGTCTACGGCGCTCTTCCCGACAACGACATCCCGCTCTCCGAGGACGCGGAGCTGCGGGCCACGGCAGAGGCCACCGGCGTCGGCGACCTGCTGGAGATCGAAAGGCTCGGCCGCCGCGCACCGCGCGCCCACCCCGGTCTCAACGTCACGGTGGTCCGTCCCACGGTCCTGGTCGGCGGAACGGACACGGCGCTCACCCGGTACTTCGAGTCGCCCAGGCTCCTCGTCGTCGCCGGTTCACGCCCGGCCTGGCAGTTCTGCCACGTCGACGACCTGGTGAGCGCCCTGGAGTACGCGGCCCTCGAGAAGATCGAGGGAGAGTTCGCCGTCGGCTGTGACGGCTGGCTGGAACAGGAGGAGGTGGAGGAGCTCTCCGGTGTGCGCCGTATGGAGCTGCCGTCCGCAGTCGCTCTCGGTGCTGCGGCCCGGCTGCACCGGATCGGTCTCACACCCTCCCCGGCGGGCGATCTCGCATACACCATGCACCCCTGGGTGGTCAGCGTGAGCCGGCTCCATGACGCGGGATGGCGCCCCCGGTGGACCAACGAGGAGGTCCTGGCCGCGCTCCTGGAAGAGGTGGAGGGGCGCCACACGGTCGCCGGCCGGCGGCTCGGGCGCAAGGACGCCACCGCAGCAGGTGCCGCAGGGGCGACGGTCGCGCTGCTCGGCACGGCGGCGCTGGTCCGACGGGCCCGCAAGGCCCGCCGCCGTTTCTAG
- a CDS encoding M48 family metallopeptidase gives MSADSLPGLAGETPARSAGRPQRSAATQQPRASVASTVEVRRSTRRRRTVSAYREGGRTIVLIPARMSEAEEQRWVGVMLDKLAAQESKGVIGDSELADRAGRLSGQYLEGRALPASVRWVTNQNTRWGSCTPAEGSIRLSHRLQGMPEYVLDYVLLHELAHLLVPGHGPRFWRLLEAYPRTERARGYLEGVVAADRLPQLPAAREE, from the coding sequence GTGTCCGCCGACTCCCTTCCCGGTCTCGCCGGGGAGACCCCCGCGCGCAGTGCCGGACGCCCGCAGCGCAGCGCAGCCACTCAGCAGCCCCGAGCGTCTGTGGCGAGCACGGTCGAGGTCCGCAGGAGCACCCGGCGCCGCAGAACGGTCTCCGCGTACCGGGAGGGCGGTCGCACGATCGTACTCATCCCGGCCCGGATGTCGGAGGCCGAGGAGCAGCGCTGGGTAGGCGTGATGCTCGACAAGCTCGCCGCGCAGGAGAGCAAGGGTGTCATCGGCGACAGCGAGCTCGCCGATCGCGCCGGGCGGCTGTCCGGCCAGTATCTCGAGGGCCGGGCGCTGCCCGCCTCCGTCCGCTGGGTGACGAATCAGAACACCCGCTGGGGCTCCTGCACCCCGGCCGAGGGCAGCATCCGCCTCTCCCACCGCCTCCAGGGCATGCCGGAATACGTCCTCGACTACGTCCTCCTCCACGAGCTGGCCCATCTTTTGGTTCCGGGCCACGGGCCGCGCTTCTGGCGGCTCCTGGAGGCCTACCCCCGTACAGAGCGTGCGCGCGGCTACCTCGAAGGGGTCGTGGCTGCCGACCGGCTCCCGCAACTGCCCGCCGCCCGCGAAGAGTGA
- a CDS encoding TerD family protein produces MAREFQRGHKAKISDLTSGTDLYVGVQIAGPGLTFDISCFGLDANEQLSDDRYFIFFNQPKSPEESIQLLGAQAGDTESFRVTLDRIPANIHKLSFTATLDGAGQMSQAGPGYIRIVAGGEEVVKYAFTGSEFTTERAVMLGDFYLKDVWRFAAVGQGFDGGLDALLKNFGGEVAEEAPAEPPQGAVPSFAPPAQASAPPAFGAPAAPQAPQPAPAFGAPAPAPQQPMHAAPTIAAPVAPAPQASPPYGQPPQQPQFGQVPGQSAPPTAPPFGQQPPGPYGQQPPGATPFGQQAPPPFGQQPPGMHPGMPQGVPQGVPPGGAGLTAALQPYKEAPTGQRWTSQNQQLMRVDLTMGGMPVLARQGSMVMYQGKVDFGYKGAGFAGRMVGNATGQEMQLMRCTGRGQVFLAEEGAHLHPIELQGDGICVSAENVLAFDESLQYEVRRIEGHGIPGGALFTMQFQGTGTVVVKTHGVPVVLPVTPTTFADCNAVVAWSSASQVIISSQVRLRRNAYPGHSGETVNLQFRGAPGNFIVVQPYEV; encoded by the coding sequence ATGGCCAGGGAATTTCAGCGCGGCCACAAGGCCAAGATCAGTGATCTCACGTCAGGGACGGATCTGTACGTAGGTGTGCAGATCGCCGGTCCGGGCCTGACGTTCGACATCAGCTGCTTCGGTCTCGACGCCAACGAGCAGCTCTCCGACGACCGGTATTTCATCTTCTTCAATCAGCCGAAATCGCCTGAGGAGTCCATTCAGCTTCTCGGCGCCCAGGCCGGGGACACCGAGTCGTTCCGCGTCACCCTCGACCGCATTCCTGCGAACATCCACAAGCTGTCGTTCACCGCGACTCTCGACGGTGCCGGGCAGATGTCGCAGGCCGGTCCCGGATACATCCGGATCGTCGCGGGCGGCGAGGAAGTGGTGAAGTACGCCTTCACCGGTTCGGAGTTCACCACCGAGCGCGCCGTCATGCTCGGCGACTTCTACCTGAAGGACGTCTGGCGGTTCGCCGCTGTCGGGCAGGGCTTCGACGGCGGCCTGGACGCGCTGCTCAAGAACTTCGGCGGGGAAGTCGCCGAGGAAGCTCCCGCGGAACCGCCCCAGGGCGCAGTCCCCTCGTTCGCGCCGCCCGCCCAGGCCTCCGCACCTCCCGCCTTCGGTGCTCCGGCCGCCCCCCAGGCGCCCCAGCCGGCCCCGGCATTCGGGGCTCCGGCTCCCGCGCCGCAGCAGCCGATGCATGCCGCGCCGACGATCGCGGCACCTGTGGCACCGGCGCCGCAGGCATCCCCGCCGTACGGCCAGCCGCCGCAGCAGCCGCAGTTCGGACAGGTCCCGGGGCAGAGCGCCCCGCCCACCGCCCCTCCGTTCGGCCAGCAGCCCCCGGGCCCTTACGGCCAGCAGCCTCCTGGCGCCACGCCGTTCGGCCAGCAAGCCCCGCCGCCGTTCGGCCAGCAGCCCCCGGGCATGCATCCAGGCATGCCGCAGGGCGTGCCCCAGGGCGTTCCCCCGGGGGGCGCAGGCCTGACGGCCGCTCTGCAGCCCTACAAGGAAGCGCCCACCGGGCAGCGCTGGACCTCTCAGAACCAGCAGCTCATGCGCGTCGACCTCACGATGGGCGGCATGCCGGTGCTTGCCCGTCAGGGCAGCATGGTGATGTACCAGGGCAAGGTCGACTTCGGTTACAAAGGTGCTGGTTTCGCAGGCCGCATGGTCGGTAACGCGACGGGCCAGGAGATGCAGCTGATGCGCTGTACCGGCCGCGGCCAGGTCTTCCTCGCCGAGGAAGGGGCACACCTGCATCCCATCGAGCTCCAGGGCGACGGCATCTGCGTCTCCGCAGAGAACGTGCTCGCCTTCGACGAGTCCCTGCAGTACGAGGTCCGCAGGATCGAAGGGCACGGGATTCCCGGCGGCGCCCTGTTCACGATGCAGTTCCAGGGCACCGGCACCGTTGTCGTCAAGACCCACGGAGTGCCGGTCGTCCTTCCGGTCACGCCGACCACGTTCGCCGACTGCAACGCCGTGGTGGCCTGGTCGTCCGCGTCCCAGGTGATCATTTCCAGCCAGGTCCGGCTGCGCCGCAACGCCTACCCGGGGCACAGCGGGGAGACCGTGAACCTCCAGTTCCGGGGAGCACCCGGAAACTTCATCGTCGTCCAGCCCTACGAGGTCTGA